From Candidatus Manganitrophus morganii, the proteins below share one genomic window:
- a CDS encoding DUF3015 domain-containing protein produces the protein MKRLLYAAVVFALLPVSQSFAQASGPGCGVGTMIFKGQKGVVPQVLAATTNGTLGNQTFGISTGTLGCTQDGVVKNEEKVNVFASANLDNLSQEMAQGQGEHLASLAALLGIPAEHQTDFFTLTQAKYTAIFPTEKTTSGEMLVALNQEMSTHPNLSTFVSSH, from the coding sequence ATGAAAAGATTGCTCTATGCAGCGGTTGTGTTCGCTTTACTTCCTGTCTCTCAGAGTTTTGCTCAAGCCTCGGGGCCGGGTTGCGGCGTCGGGACCATGATCTTTAAGGGACAGAAAGGGGTCGTCCCGCAGGTGCTCGCCGCAACAACGAACGGAACACTCGGCAACCAGACGTTCGGAATTTCAACAGGCACCTTAGGCTGCACACAGGACGGCGTCGTAAAAAACGAAGAGAAAGTCAATGTCTTCGCCAGCGCGAATCTGGATAACCTTTCTCAAGAGATGGCCCAGGGTCAAGGGGAGCACCTCGCTTCATTGGCCGCGCTTCTCGGCATCCCTGCAGAGCATCAAACCGACTTCTTTACATTGACCCAGGCGAAATATACCGCGATTTTCCCCACGGAGAAGACGACCTCCGGGGAGATGCTGGTTGCGCTCAACCAAGAGATGTCAACCCATCCAAATCTTTCCACGTTCGTTTCAAGTCACTAA
- a CDS encoding methyltransferase domain-containing protein: MDAKSIERAYTVFSGFYDLVFGKLFHQSRADAIQLLNIRGGETILEVGVGTGLSLPYYPRNCKVIGIDFCEPMLEKGRQRVGQYQLSHIQLMKMDAMKMNFPDNSFDSVFAAYVISAVPDPHQVIAEMIRVCKVGGKIVLLNHFKNMNPFISSCEKAISPFTKKIGFQADLDLSSLLSGKPLVVEKKRSVKPLNYWKVVQCTNRKGLNGNGNGHGNGSGNGAYPAAYSTLKR, translated from the coding sequence ATGGATGCGAAAAGTATCGAGCGGGCTTATACCGTCTTCTCGGGGTTTTATGATCTGGTTTTTGGAAAGCTCTTCCACCAATCCCGCGCGGATGCAATCCAGCTCTTAAATATCCGGGGAGGAGAGACCATTCTTGAAGTGGGGGTCGGCACCGGCCTCTCTCTTCCTTATTACCCCAGAAACTGCAAAGTGATCGGGATCGACTTCTGCGAGCCGATGCTGGAGAAGGGGCGGCAGCGCGTCGGCCAGTATCAGCTCTCGCATATCCAGCTGATGAAGATGGATGCGATGAAGATGAACTTTCCCGACAACTCCTTCGACTCCGTCTTCGCCGCTTATGTGATCTCGGCCGTGCCCGATCCCCATCAGGTCATCGCGGAGATGATTCGCGTCTGTAAGGTGGGGGGAAAGATCGTCCTCCTCAATCACTTCAAAAACATGAACCCCTTCATCTCAAGCTGTGAGAAAGCCATCTCCCCCTTTACCAAGAAGATCGGCTTCCAGGCCGACCTCGATTTGAGCAGCCTCTTGAGCGGGAAACCGCTGGTCGTGGAAAAAAAGAGAAGCGTCAAGCCGCTCAACTATTGGAAGGTGGTTCAGTGCACGAACCGGAAGGGGCTCAATGGAAACGGCAACGGACACGGAAACGGAAGCGGCAACGGCGCCTATCCGGCCGCTTATTCTACGCTGAAGAGATAG
- a CDS encoding MBL fold metallo-hydrolase: MLEDTFSDIIGKARFGKGWSPDELAQKTQMTGARVGALEEGADPSADEIERLSAALSLDARKLAAIARSEWEPRSREKIPMVRWIDGKIGTYPVNGYLFVDPATGEGALFDTGYSPDQVLAEIKKEKIRLVALCITHTHADHVGGADRIHTATGAPIYLHSDEFSGGGRPPGGVAFLKEGGEIPVGRFCIRHRRSPGHTPGGTTFFIEPMNGLEIPIAFVGDALFAGSLGRAQSTSTYPVLLRSVREEILSLPNETRLFPGHGPATTVEEEQQHNPFFTVSF; the protein is encoded by the coding sequence GTGCTCGAAGATACCTTTTCAGATATTATCGGCAAAGCCCGCTTCGGAAAGGGATGGTCTCCGGACGAACTGGCGCAAAAGACGCAAATGACGGGCGCTCGGGTCGGCGCCTTGGAAGAGGGAGCCGACCCGAGTGCCGACGAGATCGAGCGCCTCTCCGCCGCCCTTTCGCTGGATGCGCGTAAGCTGGCCGCCATTGCGCGCTCGGAATGGGAACCCCGGTCGCGCGAGAAGATTCCGATGGTCCGATGGATCGACGGCAAAATCGGAACTTATCCGGTCAATGGGTATCTCTTCGTCGATCCCGCCACGGGAGAGGGGGCCCTCTTCGATACCGGCTACAGTCCCGACCAGGTCTTGGCGGAGATCAAAAAAGAGAAGATCCGATTAGTCGCTCTCTGCATCACGCATACACACGCCGACCATGTCGGCGGGGCCGATCGGATCCACACCGCGACGGGCGCGCCGATCTATCTCCATTCGGATGAATTCTCGGGCGGGGGCCGACCGCCTGGAGGGGTCGCTTTTCTTAAAGAGGGAGGGGAGATCCCGGTCGGGCGATTTTGCATCCGCCACCGGCGGAGCCCCGGCCATACCCCCGGCGGAACCACCTTCTTCATTGAGCCGATGAACGGTCTGGAAATACCGATCGCCTTTGTCGGCGACGCCCTCTTCGCCGGATCGCTCGGCCGGGCCCAATCGACCTCGACCTATCCTGTTCTGCTTCGGTCGGTCCGGGAGGAGATCCTTTCTCTTCCAAACGAGACCCGTCTCTTTCCGGGCCATGGGCCGGCCACCACGGTCGAGGAGGAGCAACAGCACAATCCCTTTTTTACCGTCTCGTTCTAG